The Thermodesulfobacteriota bacterium genome segment AGGATTCTCCCTGAAACAGGGAGTAAAACGCCCCTTGTTAAAGTTCAGAAAAGTACACAAAAAGAGGAAAAAGAGATAACAGTAACAACGGACTTATACACAGCTATCTTTACCACTCGTGGTGCTAAACTGAAGAGCTGGAAACTGGAAAAATATAAAGATAAGATTGGAAAAGACGCTCAAAGTATAGACCTGGTGGCAGGCGGGAAATCGGAGGATTATCCGCTAGGCTTAGAGTTCTCTAAAACCGATTTGTATGACATCAGAGAGGCTTTATTCGAAGTGAATAAGGACTCTCTATCATTGAAAGAAAGAGGGAAACAGGGTTCCGTTTCTTTCTCCTGGACTTCTGCAGAAGGTATAGAACTTATTAAAACGTTTACCTTTTCTGCAGGTAAGTATCTAGTTGGCTTAGACGTAAACATTACGAATCTCTCTGATAAAGACACTAAAGAAGATTCTGTTCTCAGCTGGAAGACCAAACTTGACCCCTCAAAAAAAGTAGATAGTTATAGTTTTTCAGGCCCGGTAGCCCTGGTAGATGGAAACTTAGAAGAAGTAAAGATAAAAAAATTGGATGAAGATAAGGCATACTCTGGAACAATTAAATGGGCTGGTTACGAAGATAAGTACTTTATTTCTTCAATAATTCCTAAAGAACCCCGGAAAACAAAACTGAGGATGTCTAAGCCCTCTGAAGACGTTGTATCCGTTGATATTATTGAACCAATAGAACTCCAGCATGGAGGGAAAATGTCGTACAGCTACTACCTGTATCTAGGTCCTAAAGACCTTGACATACTGAAATCCGTTGGGGCTGATTTACAAAAATCCCTTGACTTTGGATGGTTCGACATTATTGCAAAACCTCTGTTGATCTTCTTAAAATATATAAATAAAGGCACCCATAACTTTGGACTGGCAATTATTGTTTTGACCATAGTTATAAAAATCCTCTTTTTCCCTCTGACTCATACCAGTTATAAGTCTATGAAAGATATGCAGAAGGTTCAACCCTTGATGCTTAAATTAAAGAAGAAGTACAAAGACGATAAAGAAAAATTAAACAAAGAGATAATGGCACTATATCGATCCCATAAGGTCAACCCATTGGGTGGATGTCTCCCTATGATTTTACAGATTCCTGTCTTTTTTGCTTTGTACAAAGCCTTATTGGGATCTATTGAGCTGAGACATGCCCCTTTTATCTTCTGGATTAATGATCTATCTGCAAAGGATCCTTATTACATTACCCCTATTATAATGGGGGCATCAATGTTTATACAGCAAAAGATGACGCCTACAGTTGGAGACCCAACTCAGGCAAAAATAATGTTACTGATGCCTATTATATTCACCATTATGTTCCTTAATTTTCCATCTGGGCTCGTCATTTACTGGCTGGTAAATAATGTGTTATCTATTGGCCAGCAGTTCTATATTAACAAGTATACGGCATAATCCAAGGAGGTACATCATGGTTTTTATTGAAACAGATGGTAAAACAGTTGAAGAGGCGATTGAAAAGGCTTGTCAGGAATTTAATCTCCCTGAAGAGAGATTGAATATAGAAATTATTTCGGGTGGTACCAGTGGTTTATTTGGCCTTGTGGGAATAAAAAAGGCAAAGATTAAGGCCAGTTTAAAAAAGGTTGAATGTATAAACAAACTTGAGAACGCAAAGAAGACACTTGAGGACATCCTCGCCAGATTAAAGGTAGATGCCACTGTTAATGCCGAAGAACTTGGTGATAAAATACTTCTCAATATCAACGGAGATGGCAGTGGTCTGCTCATTGGCAGGAGAGGCCAGACGTTAGATGCTTTACAGCACATTGTTGACAAGATAGTCAACCGCTCCTCAGGAGACAGAAAGTGGATTATCATCGATACTGAAGGTTATAGGGAAAGAAGGGCAGAATCCTTAAAAAACTTAGCCCTAAAATTGGGTGAAAAGGTCAAAAGGCTTGGAAAGCCTGTTTATATAACCCCATTAAATGCTCATGACCGCAGGGTCATCCACCTGACCCTCCAGGGCGATGCCAAACTTATAACAAAGAGCAAGGGTGATGGGCACCTGAGAAAGGTGGTTATCTCCAACAAAAAAGGTCTATAACTTTAAATAGATAATGATTGATGAAGATACAATAGCAGCCATAGCCACCCCATTTGGTACAGGTGGGATTGGAATCATTAAGATTAGCGGGCCTAAATCTTTTGAGATTGCAAAAAAAATTTTCAGGAGAAAGGCACAATCTTCCGAATTAAAACCCTACCATTTACACTATGGCGAGGTAATAGACACTCAAGACGACTCGGTAATAGATGAAGCCTTGCTGTCATTTATGCAAAAACCGACATCCTATACCAGAGAGGATGTGGTTGAGATAAACTGTCATAGTGGCTTTCTTGTTTTACAAAAAATCCTTGAAATCGTGTTAAAAGAAGGGGGCAGACTGGCAGAGCCAGGAGAATTCACAAAAAGAGCCTTTATCAACGGGAGAATTGACTTATCACAGGCTGAAGGAGTAGTTGACATAGTCAATTCCCAAACAAATGCCAGCCTTAGGGTAGCCACCCAACAACTAAAAGGTGTTTTATCAAAGGAGATAATTAAGCTAAAAGAAGACTTGATAAATGTGTTGACTTATATTGAAGCCTCTATCGATTTCCCGGAAGAAGACATCAACATAATCCCTCCTCATGAAGTGCTGAACAAGATCAAAGTATTGATGGACAATATCAGGAGATTAATAGATAGCTATGAAGAAGGAAGGTTTTATAGAGAAGGTATCTCAGCCATTATTATTGGAAAACCTAATGTAGGAAAATCAAGTTTGCTTAATGCCTTGCTCAAAGAAAAGCGGGCTATTGTCACCTCCATACCTGGAACAACCAGGGATATTATCGAAGAGGCAATCAGTGTTGAAGGATTCCCCTTGAAGATTATAGATACAGCAGGGATAGGAGATGCTAAAGATATTATTGAAGAAGAAGGAATCAGATTAGCCAAAGAAAAGTTGACATCCGCTGACCTGGTAATCCTGGTAATAGACATTAGCCAGGAAATGGACCAAGGTAACTTTGGCATGGTTGCAGAACTGATGGGTAAGAAAGTCATAATTGCATTGAATAAGATTGATTTAGTACCGGAGAGCTTCATTAGCAGAGCTAAGAATGAGTTAAAGAATTATTCCGTGACGCCCATCTCTGCTTTATATTCTCAAGGAATAGAAGAATTAAAAGAGGCGGTATTTTCTGCTATTATCCAGCATAAATTAGACACCCCCCCATCGGTATTCATCACTAACATAAGGCATAAAATAGCTCTGGAAAAGGCTCTGGAAAATCTGGCACATGCCGGAGAAAGCCTAATTAAAGAAATGTCCCCGGAATTTACGGCATTAGATATACAGCTTTCACTAAAATGTTTGGGCGAAATCGTTGGTGAGACCACGTCTGAGGATATTCTGGACAGGATTTTTTCAGAATTCTGTATTGGAAAATAGACTATTATACTTACCTGTTTCTGAGACCTTGCATAACCTATCGAGAGATTTCTCTCTTTCTCTTATTTCATAAATAGCCCTTTTTCCTTAAATGAGATGTATCCGGCAGAACCTATTATCAGGTGATCGAGCGGTGTCAGGTCAACAGCATGGCAGGCTTTAACCAGTCTTTCATTCAATGACAAATCGTGCTTGCTAGGCTTTAAACTCCCTGAAGGATGATTGTGAACGAAGATGAGCCCGGAGGCATTCAATTCAAAGGCTTTTTTGATTATCTCCCTGGGATAGACAGCGGATTGATCGACAGTGCCCTTGAACAAATCCTCGGCAGCCAGGACCATATTGGCGCTATTCAGATAAATAACCTTGAAAACCTCTTCTTTTAGATTTGACATCGATAAAGAAAGGTATTCAAGCACATCCTCAGGTCCGTTAATAACAGCCTTACCAATGATCTCTTCTTTCAATTGCCGCTTTGCAATCTCAGTAGCTGCAAGCAACTGCGCAATCTTGGCGGTCCCTAAACCTTTAATTTCTTCCAGTGCCTTTCTATTGGCATGCAGTAACCCCCCAAGGCCACCAAACTGTTCAAGAAGTTCTCTTCCCAGCGAGACCGCATCCTTTCCCTTTATGCCTGTACGGAGTAATATAGCTACCAATCCGGCATCGGATACATATTCAGTGCCTTTCTCCAATAATAGCTCCCGAGGTCTCTCTGACCTTGGCCAATTCTTTATTCCATCAGTTTTCTTAGTTTTATCCAGCTTATTAAGCAAATTACCCTTGACATACTCTCCTTTATTCCCCATAATTTCCTCAACCTGTTAAAAGATTTGGTTCTTCTCCCAGAACCCTTGAACCCTTGATGCCTTGAATCCTTTTCATCGACCAACTCTTTGGGAGATGAAACATAAGTATATTGATATCGCAGAAAACGTCAATACAGAATTTATTTTACAATACCAGTTTATATTAGAAGATGCGGACATTTTCTCGCTTAATAAATTGTTAGCATAACAGAAGGAAAATATGCCAAGCAAAGCATACAAAGCCTTTAATAAGAACGCGAGTGATATCCAGCGGCTCTTAGATGTCCACGAAGAACAAAGTGGAACCTCTCCGGGTCGGCGATATAGACTCGAGGTTTTGAATAAGAGCGCCATCGTTCTCATAACTTCCTTCTGGGAGGCATACTGCGAGGACTTGGCCGCTGAAGGCCTTGAGCACATTGTGACACACTCCACGTCCTCCGCTTCTTTGCCAAAGGAAATAAAGCAGGTTGTCGCCAAAGAGCTCAGGAAAGATGCGAATGAATTGGCTGTTTGGTCTCTTTGCGGGGACGGCTGGAAACAAATCCTCCGTTCTAACCTCCAACGCTTACGAGATCAACGAAACAAGAAATTGAACACACCAAAGACCGAAAATATAGATGAGTTGTTCTATAACGCTTTAGGTATACCTCATGTCTCGTCGTCATGGCGATGGGCAAAGAAAATGACCGCGAACAGAGCCCGCGAGAAACTCGATAAGTATGTAACCTTGCGGGGAGAGATTGCACACAGAGGAAAGGCAGCAAAAGCTGTAACAAAGGCCCAGGTCCAAGATTACTTTGAGTTTATCAAAAAGCTGGCTTCAAAAACAGGTGGCACTGTCAATACGCATGTGGGCAAGATTACCGGCAAACATCTATGGCCAATTCTAAGGCGTAGAATCGTTTCATAGAAATGCTAACAAAATTATCAAGCCTACGCCGGGGAAACCTGTTTTCTCTTCTTCTCGTTCTTTGGCCCGCGCGGCTGATGATAAGTGTTGAGCCTATAGAAAAAGTCTAAACTGATCGGGAAACTAAATTTACGTATAAGGACTTTTTTACAGACTAGTTATAAGGTTCAAGTAATCAAGGGAATGTAATGGATTCAAAATTTAAATATGTTTTCCTTGATGCGATGATTTTTTTGCATTTTAAACCTGTTGAGCAAATTGATTGGCCTAGCTTACTCAACAGCATGCCAGTTCGGTTAACTCTCACCCGTATTACCATTAGAGAGCTAGATAAGCACAAATCAGTACATCCATCTCCTAAAATTAAGGATCGAGCGAGAAGAACTTTGAAAAAGATTGAAGCTTTTTTGAAGTCACCAGATATGCCAATAAGGGAAGGCGTTGAAATAACTTTTTATGACGAAATGCCGTCACTAGATTACCCTTCCTATGGTCTAAATCCTGATTGGTCCGATGACATTCTTATCGCCACAATTCTTTCTTATGCGCAAAAATGGGACAGAAATAGTATCGTTTTAGTAACAGACGACACCGGTATGAGGATTAAAGCCAACTCTCTTGATATTGAAACATTTGAACTGCCAGACGATCTTCGTCTCCCAATTGAACCTGACCCTTTGGTTGAAGAGAACCGGAAGCTTAGAGAGAAGCTTACAATACTGAGCGCAACTTTGCCGGAATTGCATCTCTATTTTGACAATGGAGAATCCTTTAAGAAATTTGAATTCGACACCGAGGGGTATGAAACAGTTGAGAAACGAATATCTCGGATAACTGCTGAAGTAGAAAAAGAGAGAAAGAAAAGGGAATATACCCCAAATGTATTGCTTCATGTTTCTAGCATGCATTCTCCAACTCAGCAAGAGATGGAGCGTTTCAAAAGAGACCTGAACGAATATTTGAAACAGTACGAATCCTACCTAAACGATCTTAGTGATTGGAAGCTTTCCAAGTCTAAGATATTCGCAATAGAATTTAATGTTGTTAATGAAGGTAATGCACCTGCTGAAGATATTGATATTCTAATTTACTTTCCTGACGGCTTCTTGATTCGGAAGGAGGATGATTTGCCAGCAATACCAAAACCACCGAAGGAACCAATTCCGCCGAAATCAACTCTTGAATTAATTCAAAGCCGTTTCGATATTATTAAAAATTTTAGCTTACCTTCATATGATCAATCCATCCTTTCATCACTTTCTAGAAATGTCCCGAGAAACGTCTCTGGTCCCAAGATAAAGCGAACTGAAAGCTATAAGGTTGAATACCACATAAGTCGACTAAAACATGGGTTTTCTATAAAACTTGATGCCGTATATTTAGACTTTTCTGAATCCGTTGGAATTAAATCTTTCGAGGCTAAATATTGGATCAACGCAGGGAACATGCCAGAAAGTGCAGAAGGCAGCCTGCATGTAATATTTGAATCCAAAATCTTATAACCACAGGTTGGAAAAGGGTGCGAGACTTCACTCGTACTCCTCAGCCTAGCCCTTAGGAGGGATGGAATGAAAAAAATTAGCATTATAGGTGGTTTTCTCATCGTTGTCGCTATTGTTGGATTTCTTTACGTAAAAGGGACACCACAGTACTCTCTCTACCAGTTTAGAAATGCTGTAGAAAACCATGATGCCGATACTGCAATTAAGTATTTTGATGTGGATAGCATTGTCGATAATTTAATGACAGATTTTATGAAAGAAGAGGAAGCCAAGAAGCCTAAAAATGGATGGGAAGCAATGGGACAAAATTTTGCAAGAGGACTTATGGTGTTGATGTTGCCACGGATGAAAGAAGCAATGAAAGGACAATTGAAAACTGCGATAACTACACCATCTGATGATAAAACTGCTGTCAAAGACATCAAAAAGGGGAGCATCTCAGATTTTGAGATAAAAACTGAAGGCAAAATGGCGATTGTTTCCCGTAAGGATGATCCCAAAGTGAAGTTTAAAATGGTGAAGACGCCTGAGGGTTACTGGAAAATAGTTCAACTAATGATGCCCGAAACACTGCAACACGTACAGAAATGAAAATAAACATACCGAGGAGAAGATGATAAAACTCTATAATCTGAGCTGCTTCATCGCCATTATTTTTTTGTTCGTCCTGTTCAGTTCCGCTATTGCAAAAGAGCAAAATAAGGGAGTTGCGGTTGAAATTACGCAACAACAAAGCTCAATTAACACAGGCAAAAAATTTATAACTCTTGGATTTAAGGGCATTCATTTGGGAATGAAACGGGATG includes the following:
- the yidC gene encoding membrane protein insertase YidC; the encoded protein is MEKRALIAVVLSLLVLFLYQYLVDKDKKMPANKEVQQTKVTEPKKEGLEGMAREERILPETGSKTPLVKVQKSTQKEEKEITVTTDLYTAIFTTRGAKLKSWKLEKYKDKIGKDAQSIDLVAGGKSEDYPLGLEFSKTDLYDIREALFEVNKDSLSLKERGKQGSVSFSWTSAEGIELIKTFTFSAGKYLVGLDVNITNLSDKDTKEDSVLSWKTKLDPSKKVDSYSFSGPVALVDGNLEEVKIKKLDEDKAYSGTIKWAGYEDKYFISSIIPKEPRKTKLRMSKPSEDVVSVDIIEPIELQHGGKMSYSYYLYLGPKDLDILKSVGADLQKSLDFGWFDIIAKPLLIFLKYINKGTHNFGLAIIVLTIVIKILFFPLTHTSYKSMKDMQKVQPLMLKLKKKYKDDKEKLNKEIMALYRSHKVNPLGGCLPMILQIPVFFALYKALLGSIELRHAPFIFWINDLSAKDPYYITPIIMGASMFIQQKMTPTVGDPTQAKIMLLMPIIFTIMFLNFPSGLVIYWLVNNVLSIGQQFYINKYTA
- the jag gene encoding RNA-binding cell elongation regulator Jag/EloR; its protein translation is MVFIETDGKTVEEAIEKACQEFNLPEERLNIEIISGGTSGLFGLVGIKKAKIKASLKKVECINKLENAKKTLEDILARLKVDATVNAEELGDKILLNINGDGSGLLIGRRGQTLDALQHIVDKIVNRSSGDRKWIIIDTEGYRERRAESLKNLALKLGEKVKRLGKPVYITPLNAHDRRVIHLTLQGDAKLITKSKGDGHLRKVVISNKKGL
- the mnmE gene encoding tRNA uridine-5-carboxymethylaminomethyl(34) synthesis GTPase MnmE, whose amino-acid sequence is MIDEDTIAAIATPFGTGGIGIIKISGPKSFEIAKKIFRRKAQSSELKPYHLHYGEVIDTQDDSVIDEALLSFMQKPTSYTREDVVEINCHSGFLVLQKILEIVLKEGGRLAEPGEFTKRAFINGRIDLSQAEGVVDIVNSQTNASLRVATQQLKGVLSKEIIKLKEDLINVLTYIEASIDFPEEDINIIPPHEVLNKIKVLMDNIRRLIDSYEEGRFYREGISAIIIGKPNVGKSSLLNALLKEKRAIVTSIPGTTRDIIEEAISVEGFPLKIIDTAGIGDAKDIIEEEGIRLAKEKLTSADLVILVIDISQEMDQGNFGMVAELMGKKVIIALNKIDLVPESFISRAKNELKNYSVTPISALYSQGIEELKEAVFSAIIQHKLDTPPSVFITNIRHKIALEKALENLAHAGESLIKEMSPEFTALDIQLSLKCLGEIVGETTSEDILDRIFSEFCIGK
- the radC gene encoding DNA repair protein RadC; translated protein: MGNKGEYVKGNLLNKLDKTKKTDGIKNWPRSERPRELLLEKGTEYVSDAGLVAILLRTGIKGKDAVSLGRELLEQFGGLGGLLHANRKALEEIKGLGTAKIAQLLAATEIAKRQLKEEIIGKAVINGPEDVLEYLSLSMSNLKEEVFKVIYLNSANMVLAAEDLFKGTVDQSAVYPREIIKKAFELNASGLIFVHNHPSGSLKPSKHDLSLNERLVKACHAVDLTPLDHLIIGSAGYISFKEKGLFMK
- a CDS encoding HEPN domain-containing protein; this translates as MPSKAYKAFNKNASDIQRLLDVHEEQSGTSPGRRYRLEVLNKSAIVLITSFWEAYCEDLAAEGLEHIVTHSTSSASLPKEIKQVVAKELRKDANELAVWSLCGDGWKQILRSNLQRLRDQRNKKLNTPKTENIDELFYNALGIPHVSSSWRWAKKMTANRAREKLDKYVTLRGEIAHRGKAAKAVTKAQVQDYFEFIKKLASKTGGTVNTHVGKITGKHLWPILRRRIVS
- a CDS encoding PIN domain-containing protein, with the protein product MDSKFKYVFLDAMIFLHFKPVEQIDWPSLLNSMPVRLTLTRITIRELDKHKSVHPSPKIKDRARRTLKKIEAFLKSPDMPIREGVEITFYDEMPSLDYPSYGLNPDWSDDILIATILSYAQKWDRNSIVLVTDDTGMRIKANSLDIETFELPDDLRLPIEPDPLVEENRKLREKLTILSATLPELHLYFDNGESFKKFEFDTEGYETVEKRISRITAEVEKERKKREYTPNVLLHVSSMHSPTQQEMERFKRDLNEYLKQYESYLNDLSDWKLSKSKIFAIEFNVVNEGNAPAEDIDILIYFPDGFLIRKEDDLPAIPKPPKEPIPPKSTLELIQSRFDIIKNFSLPSYDQSILSSLSRNVPRNVSGPKIKRTESYKVEYHISRLKHGFSIKLDAVYLDFSESVGIKSFEAKYWINAGNMPESAEGSLHVIFESKIL
- a CDS encoding DUF2939 domain-containing protein yields the protein MKKISIIGGFLIVVAIVGFLYVKGTPQYSLYQFRNAVENHDADTAIKYFDVDSIVDNLMTDFMKEEEAKKPKNGWEAMGQNFARGLMVLMLPRMKEAMKGQLKTAITTPSDDKTAVKDIKKGSISDFEIKTEGKMAIVSRKDDPKVKFKMVKTPEGYWKIVQLMMPETLQHVQK